One Streptomyces sp. B21-105 genomic region harbors:
- a CDS encoding DedA family protein — MFDSVGALLGSPWIYAVVGLSVLLDVFLPVLPSGVLVITAATAAAAGSGAATGRVPHDVPDIMVLVLSATTASVLGDLVAYRLAWRGGERLDRAISRSRRLTTAQERLGEALARGGGALVVLARFAPAGRSVVSLIAGAAHRRPRDFLPWSALAGLSWAGYSAALGYFGAHWLGTTWLATGVSVLALFGAGAVAAFVMRRQPA, encoded by the coding sequence GTGTTCGACAGTGTGGGGGCGTTGCTCGGCAGCCCCTGGATCTACGCGGTGGTGGGCCTGTCGGTCCTTCTCGACGTGTTCCTGCCGGTGTTGCCCAGCGGAGTGCTCGTCATCACGGCGGCCACGGCCGCCGCGGCGGGCTCGGGCGCGGCGACCGGACGGGTCCCGCACGACGTGCCGGACATCATGGTCCTGGTCCTCTCCGCGACGACCGCCTCGGTACTCGGCGACCTGGTGGCCTACCGGCTCGCCTGGCGCGGCGGCGAGCGCCTGGACCGGGCGATCTCCCGGTCCCGCCGGCTGACCACCGCGCAGGAACGTCTCGGCGAGGCGCTGGCCCGGGGCGGCGGCGCGCTGGTCGTGCTGGCCCGCTTCGCCCCGGCAGGCCGCTCCGTCGTCTCGCTCATCGCGGGCGCCGCGCATCGCCGCCCGCGCGACTTCCTCCCCTGGTCCGCGCTGGCCGGCCTCTCCTGGGCGGGCTACAGCGCAGCCCTCGGCTACTTCGGCGCCCACTGGCTGGGGACGACGTGGCTGGCGACGGGTGTGTCGGTCCTCGCCCTGTTCGGCGCGGGCGCCGTCGCCGCCTTCGTCATGCGCCGCCAGCCGGCATAA
- a CDS encoding GNAT family N-acetyltransferase has product MEDAETDAGTGTGQVRLVPWSEGDFWLLRRTNSPEMTGHLGGPESEEKLADRHRRYLELPAGRMYRIVSAADGETRSVGSIGYWGREWRGEAVWETGWAILPEFQGRGLAAQAARALVDAVRRADGGRPALHAFPAVDHAASNWVCRKAGFTLLGEVAFEYPRGNPITSNDWYVDLRRRPTPTEERRVG; this is encoded by the coding sequence ATGGAGGACGCGGAGACGGACGCGGGGACGGGCACGGGACAGGTACGGCTGGTGCCTTGGTCTGAGGGTGACTTCTGGCTGTTGCGGCGGACCAACAGCCCGGAGATGACCGGCCACCTGGGCGGGCCGGAGAGCGAGGAGAAGCTCGCGGACCGGCACCGGCGGTACCTCGAGCTGCCTGCCGGGCGCATGTACCGGATCGTGTCGGCGGCAGACGGCGAGACCCGGTCGGTCGGCTCGATCGGCTACTGGGGACGCGAGTGGCGGGGCGAAGCGGTGTGGGAGACGGGCTGGGCGATTCTGCCCGAGTTCCAGGGCCGAGGGCTCGCCGCCCAGGCCGCCCGGGCCCTGGTGGACGCCGTACGGCGGGCCGACGGCGGTCGCCCGGCTCTGCACGCCTTTCCCGCCGTGGACCATGCCGCGTCCAACTGGGTGTGCCGCAAAGCCGGGTTCACGCTGCTCGGGGAGGTCGCGTTCGAGTACCCCAGGGGGAACCCGATCACCTCCAACGACTGGTACGTCGACCTGCGCCGCCGGCCGACTCCTACCGAGGAGCGCCGGGTCGGGTGA
- a CDS encoding DoxX family protein, which produces MSARLDAAQPYAVGLYRIVVGLLFTCHGAASLFGVLGAEAAGRTVDAGAWPGWYAAVIQLVCGSLVLIGLGTRPAALLASGSMAYAYFKVHQPNALWPMENGGEASAMFCWAFLLLVFTGSGALSLDRLVAGRTATKREPATRQSTVSV; this is translated from the coding sequence ATGTCCGCTCGTCTCGACGCCGCACAGCCGTATGCGGTGGGTCTCTACCGCATCGTCGTCGGCCTGCTCTTCACCTGTCACGGCGCGGCCTCGCTCTTCGGCGTCCTCGGCGCGGAGGCCGCCGGCCGCACCGTCGACGCCGGCGCCTGGCCCGGCTGGTACGCGGCCGTGATCCAGCTCGTCTGCGGCAGCCTGGTGTTGATCGGCCTCGGCACCCGGCCCGCCGCCTTACTCGCCTCGGGCTCCATGGCGTACGCGTACTTCAAGGTGCACCAGCCCAACGCCCTGTGGCCGATGGAGAACGGCGGCGAGGCGTCGGCGATGTTCTGCTGGGCCTTCCTGCTGCTGGTGTTCACCGGTTCCGGCGCCCTGAGCCTGGACCGCCTGGTCGCGGGCCGTACGGCCACGAAGCGGGAGCCCGCGACGCGGCAGTCCACGGTCTCCGTCTGA
- a CDS encoding serine hydrolase domain-containing protein: MSVPVLGAVSRVSSLVRRRVPTCVLTHAGPPTADDGHAVDRHVPIASLTKVVTGTALIRMAAAGVLALDDPLERWLPAVPATGITLLDLARHASGLPRLPPGPLPGRDPYAAFDLPALHALLPRLDTLAVRPPGSEEEYSNFGYAILGAALTAAAGTTYEELASAYVLRPLDITEMTAQPAPERCLQAPGLFGGSRRPWTMDGAILPAGGLWATPRAVADLVVRLLVERRLGDPAPSWIRTGSMVWHNGATRLASLFAGAQDDGSWVVVHRLNAEPEDTDRLGVTLLRQDHRPD, from the coding sequence ATGTCCGTTCCCGTCCTCGGCGCCGTGTCGCGAGTGTCGTCGCTCGTGCGCCGCCGCGTTCCGACGTGTGTGCTCACCCACGCCGGCCCGCCGACCGCCGACGACGGTCACGCCGTCGACCGCCATGTGCCCATCGCCTCGCTGACCAAGGTCGTCACCGGCACGGCGCTGATCCGGATGGCCGCGGCGGGAGTGCTGGCCCTCGACGATCCGCTCGAACGCTGGCTGCCCGCGGTCCCCGCCACCGGCATCACGCTGCTCGACCTCGCCCGGCACGCCTCGGGCCTCCCCCGGCTGCCGCCGGGCCCCCTTCCGGGCCGGGATCCGTACGCCGCGTTCGATCTCCCCGCGCTGCACGCGCTCCTCCCCCGGCTGGACACGCTGGCCGTTCGTCCGCCGGGAAGCGAGGAGGAGTACTCCAACTTCGGCTACGCGATCCTCGGCGCGGCCCTGACCGCCGCGGCCGGGACGACCTACGAGGAGCTGGCGTCGGCGTACGTGCTGCGCCCTCTCGACATCACGGAGATGACCGCACAGCCCGCCCCCGAGCGGTGTCTGCAGGCCCCGGGGCTGTTCGGCGGGTCGCGCAGGCCCTGGACGATGGACGGCGCGATCCTGCCGGCGGGAGGCTTGTGGGCGACTCCCCGCGCCGTGGCCGACCTGGTCGTGCGGCTCCTCGTGGAGCGACGGCTGGGCGATCCCGCGCCGTCCTGGATACGGACCGGCTCGATGGTCTGGCACAACGGGGCGACCCGTCTCGCGTCGCTGTTCGCCGGGGCCCAGGACGACGGGAGTTGGGTGGTCGTCCACCGACTGAACGCGGAACCGGAGGACACGGACCGGCTGGGCGTCACACTGCTCCGCCAGGACCACCGACCGGACTGA
- a CDS encoding transglycosylase domain-containing protein — MQLKVPAAFQPDETMQLRVSDIPVAPDISQGGAGDETRSSKNRRKAPQPSLHVRISAALGPRLVPLLAVLAPYVSRVTPYARKLRPQYPRPGRDDWRRWIPSWRHWLGAVLTSLGLSTMFLVVAYAATDIPDNLNTYATQQDNVYFWADGTPMARTGWVQRQAMPLKDIPEDVRWAVLSAENASFYSDPGISFRGISRALFRTIGQGDTQGGSTITQQYVKNVYLNQNQTLSRKFTEAMISLKLDNQMSKDDILEGYLNTSWFGRGTYGIQRAAQAYYGKDVGELNASEAAFLASLLKGAGLYDPTLGPANRARAVERWSWTLDRMVEIGKLSKAERATYTKFPEPLKANPLYDTGEQSDYLVELAAQYAKKAGNISDKDFDLGGYQIYTTFDKKRQTQLTEAVTKARDKALKDDPKDAKAAHYGASSVAADGRILAVYGGPDHRTQGYNESNATTVPAGSAFLPFVYAAGLEHGVHKTRDGDTTPVTGESLYDGNDNVPVKTPEGPYWDRSGKQVAARNDGGKSYGQISLHRALEQSVNTPFMQLGMDTGLDLVRATAEKSGLLPSSFGAQVPALTMGSATPSAIRMASGYATFAADGKHTEPYSVRLITKNGTKLVVDTPTADRAISARVAREVSSALADSFRTAHPGDTPDTPSRVAGKAGTTQKDTAAWFVGTAKSVSTAVVVYRIDLTKSLEPLPLKGIAGTSQKSVPYGIWSGAMSPLG; from the coding sequence GCTGGCGCCCTATGTGTCTCGTGTCACTCCGTACGCCCGCAAACTGCGCCCGCAGTACCCGCGACCCGGCCGTGACGACTGGCGGCGCTGGATACCCTCCTGGCGGCACTGGCTCGGCGCGGTCCTCACCTCCCTGGGCCTGAGCACCATGTTCCTGGTCGTCGCCTACGCCGCCACCGACATCCCGGACAATCTCAACACGTACGCCACACAGCAGGACAACGTGTACTTCTGGGCCGATGGGACGCCGATGGCCCGCACCGGCTGGGTGCAGCGGCAGGCGATGCCGCTGAAGGACATCCCCGAGGACGTCCGCTGGGCCGTGCTCTCCGCGGAGAACGCGAGCTTCTACAGCGACCCCGGCATCTCCTTCAGGGGCATCAGCAGGGCCCTGTTCCGCACCATCGGCCAGGGCGACACCCAGGGCGGCTCCACGATCACCCAGCAGTACGTGAAGAACGTCTACCTGAACCAGAACCAGACGCTCAGCCGCAAGTTCACCGAGGCGATGATCTCCCTCAAGCTCGACAACCAGATGAGCAAGGACGACATCCTCGAGGGCTACCTCAACACCAGCTGGTTCGGCCGCGGCACCTACGGCATCCAACGCGCCGCCCAGGCCTACTACGGCAAGGACGTCGGCGAGCTCAACGCCAGCGAGGCGGCGTTCCTCGCCTCGCTCCTCAAGGGCGCCGGCCTGTACGACCCGACCCTCGGCCCCGCCAACCGCGCCCGGGCCGTCGAGCGCTGGTCGTGGACCCTGGACCGGATGGTCGAGATCGGCAAGCTGTCGAAGGCCGAGCGCGCCACCTACACGAAGTTCCCCGAGCCGCTCAAGGCCAACCCGCTGTACGACACCGGTGAGCAGAGCGACTACCTGGTGGAACTCGCCGCCCAGTACGCCAAGAAGGCCGGGAACATCTCCGACAAGGACTTCGACCTCGGCGGCTACCAGATCTACACGACCTTCGACAAGAAGCGGCAGACCCAGCTCACCGAGGCCGTCACCAAGGCCCGCGACAAGGCCCTCAAGGACGATCCGAAGGACGCGAAGGCCGCCCACTACGGCGCCTCCTCGGTGGCCGCCGACGGACGGATCCTCGCCGTGTACGGCGGCCCCGACCACCGTACGCAGGGCTACAACGAGTCCAACGCCACCACCGTCCCGGCCGGCAGCGCCTTCCTGCCGTTCGTCTACGCGGCCGGACTCGAGCACGGCGTCCACAAGACCCGCGACGGGGACACCACGCCCGTCACCGGCGAGTCGCTGTACGACGGCAACGACAATGTGCCGGTGAAGACGCCCGAGGGCCCCTACTGGGACCGCAGCGGCAAGCAGGTGGCCGCGAGGAACGACGGCGGCAAATCCTACGGGCAGATCTCCCTGCACCGGGCGCTGGAGCAGTCGGTGAACACGCCGTTCATGCAGCTCGGCATGGACACCGGCCTGGACCTGGTGCGCGCCACCGCCGAGAAGTCCGGGCTGCTGCCCTCCAGCTTCGGGGCGCAGGTGCCGGCCCTGACCATGGGCAGCGCCACGCCCAGCGCGATCCGGATGGCCAGCGGCTACGCCACCTTCGCCGCCGACGGCAAGCACACCGAGCCGTACTCGGTGCGGCTGATCACCAAGAACGGCACCAAGCTCGTCGTGGACACCCCGACCGCCGACCGTGCGATCAGCGCGCGCGTGGCCCGGGAGGTCAGCTCCGCGCTCGCCGACTCCTTCCGCACGGCCCACCCCGGCGACACGCCCGACACGCCTTCCCGGGTGGCCGGGAAGGCGGGCACCACCCAGAAGGACACCGCCGCCTGGTTCGTCGGCACCGCCAAGTCCGTGTCCACGGCGGTCGTCGTCTACCGCATCGACCTCACCAAGAGCCTCGAACCGCTTCCCCTGAAAGGCATCGCAGGCACGTCCCAGAAAAGCGTCCCGTACGGCATCTGGTCAGGTGCCATGAGCCCGCTCGGCTGA
- a CDS encoding amidase domain-containing protein codes for MKATRRRVAILGAAATSVVAGVALLPNWSAGAAVVDDPTVDARTKATFQKLADAVFTDRTDALVTGAQGDRSKPLTNGFSGDVKLSSGTARAENAALSTLGARKDKLAKAGEKYSKAATTVTLNATRVTGRTAKAEVTETTTLTYAQTRGSAPKTTGFQAKHELTFKADRNGDWQLTTIRDTDQGGLAVNTLSKPTPTVKVATADDTMPNAPKAATTRNPAAVPKTGTAYDYKAMAAYAEKYVYTYNKDYPDYNGHGAGGDCTNFVSQALKAGGWKHVPGYVYDYTKWFGNADIQSDSFVGVNEWSWFAQNSKRTKPLANVYQLEVGDVLQMDFDRDGSKDHTMIVTAKSGGVPYVTYHSNNTLRRSVASLVASYPTAYFYAYRT; via the coding sequence TTGAAGGCGACACGGCGCCGCGTCGCGATACTCGGGGCGGCCGCCACCTCGGTCGTCGCCGGAGTGGCGCTGCTGCCCAACTGGTCCGCGGGCGCCGCGGTCGTCGACGACCCCACGGTCGACGCCAGGACGAAGGCCACCTTCCAGAAGCTGGCCGACGCGGTCTTCACCGACCGTACCGACGCGCTCGTCACCGGCGCGCAGGGCGACCGGTCCAAGCCGCTGACCAACGGTTTCTCGGGCGACGTCAAGCTGTCCTCCGGCACGGCCCGCGCCGAGAACGCCGCGCTGTCCACGCTCGGCGCGCGCAAGGACAAGCTGGCGAAGGCGGGCGAGAAGTACAGCAAGGCCGCCACCACCGTCACCCTGAACGCCACCCGCGTGACGGGCCGCACGGCCAAGGCCGAGGTCACCGAGACCACGACCCTGACCTACGCCCAGACCCGCGGCAGCGCCCCCAAGACCACCGGATTCCAGGCCAAGCACGAGCTGACGTTCAAGGCCGACCGGAACGGCGACTGGCAGCTCACCACCATCCGGGACACCGACCAGGGTGGCCTCGCGGTGAACACGCTCTCCAAGCCGACGCCGACGGTGAAGGTGGCGACGGCGGACGACACCATGCCGAACGCCCCGAAGGCGGCGACCACCCGCAACCCGGCCGCCGTGCCGAAGACGGGCACCGCCTACGACTACAAGGCGATGGCGGCGTACGCCGAGAAGTACGTGTACACGTACAACAAGGACTACCCGGACTACAACGGCCACGGCGCCGGCGGCGACTGCACCAACTTCGTCAGCCAGGCTCTCAAGGCCGGCGGCTGGAAGCACGTCCCGGGCTACGTGTACGACTACACCAAGTGGTTCGGCAACGCCGACATCCAGTCCGACTCGTTCGTCGGCGTCAACGAGTGGTCCTGGTTCGCCCAGAACTCCAAGCGCACCAAGCCGCTCGCCAACGTCTACCAGCTCGAGGTCGGCGACGTCCTCCAGATGGACTTCGACCGCGACGGGTCCAAGGACCACACGATGATCGTCACCGCCAAGAGCGGCGGCGTGCCGTACGTGACGTACCACTCGAACAACACCCTGCGCAGGTCGGTGGCGAGCCTCGTCGCCTCCTACCCGACGGCGTACTTCTACGCCTACCGCACCTGA
- a CDS encoding DUF4097 family beta strand repeat-containing protein: MARTTRFARSVLVTGAVVALAAGATACGASASDDDHPDHRTFGVAGGTLTIDSDDSALEIVASDDAEAGKVDVTRWFKGSVVVGGKPKVTWSMEDDRLTLRTHCSGLVADCAAKHRIEVPRGIAVKVEDDDGSVRASGFRDALSVHAQDGSVHVTDSTGPLELRTDDGSVRAEVASRSVTTHTQDGSVRLTLSTVPDRVESVSNDGSVTIALPAATYRVTTETDDGGVDVSVPRDESSSHVVNARSADGKVTVRNAN; this comes from the coding sequence ATGGCCCGTACGACCCGTTTCGCCCGCTCGGTCCTCGTCACCGGGGCCGTCGTGGCCCTCGCCGCCGGCGCGACCGCGTGCGGCGCCTCCGCCTCGGACGACGACCACCCCGACCACCGGACCTTCGGCGTCGCGGGCGGCACCCTCACCATCGACTCGGACGACTCGGCGCTCGAGATCGTCGCGTCGGACGACGCCGAGGCCGGCAAGGTCGACGTCACCCGCTGGTTCAAGGGCTCCGTCGTCGTCGGCGGTAAGCCGAAGGTGACCTGGTCGATGGAGGACGACCGGCTGACCCTGCGGACGCACTGCTCCGGCCTGGTCGCCGACTGCGCGGCCAAGCACCGCATCGAAGTGCCCCGGGGGATCGCCGTGAAGGTCGAGGACGACGACGGCAGCGTCCGGGCGAGCGGATTCCGGGACGCACTGAGCGTGCACGCCCAGGACGGCTCCGTGCACGTCACCGACTCCACGGGGCCGCTGGAGCTGCGCACGGACGACGGTTCGGTCCGTGCCGAGGTCGCCTCCCGCTCGGTGACCACGCACACCCAGGACGGCTCGGTGCGCCTCACCCTCAGCACCGTCCCGGACCGGGTGGAGTCCGTCAGCAACGACGGCTCGGTGACCATCGCGCTGCCCGCTGCCACCTACCGGGTGACGACCGAGACCGACGACGGCGGGGTGGACGTGTCGGTGCCGCGCGACGAGTCCAGCAGCCACGTGGTGAACGCTCGCAGCGCCGACGGCAAGGTCACCGTCCGGAACGCGAACTAG
- a CDS encoding DUF4383 domain-containing protein: MATHALRSGSKRRIRIDDHLPVDHRLNLVYRIGAGLMGLGLVVFGVFGIVDKIGFFDTGGDEVWSLNTNGALSWLSVAVGLLLVAGMVIGGNVASTLNMVFGVLFILSGFLNMALLETDYNFLAFEIQNCMLSFVIGILLMVFGMYGRVGSVLPHDNPYWRARHPGEGRDRPVTPGSDGPAGSGAVGPDQVR, from the coding sequence ATGGCGACGCACGCACTGCGTTCCGGCTCGAAACGGCGGATCAGGATCGACGACCATCTGCCCGTCGATCACCGGCTGAACCTGGTCTACCGGATCGGCGCCGGGCTGATGGGCCTGGGTCTGGTCGTCTTCGGCGTCTTCGGGATCGTCGACAAGATCGGCTTCTTCGACACCGGTGGGGACGAGGTGTGGAGCCTCAACACCAACGGCGCGCTGAGCTGGCTGTCGGTCGCGGTCGGGCTGCTGCTCGTCGCGGGCATGGTGATCGGCGGGAACGTCGCGTCGACGCTGAACATGGTCTTCGGCGTGCTGTTCATCCTCAGCGGGTTCCTGAACATGGCCCTGCTGGAGACGGACTACAACTTCCTGGCCTTCGAGATCCAGAACTGCATGCTCAGCTTTGTGATCGGCATCCTGCTGATGGTGTTCGGGATGTACGGCAGGGTGGGGTCCGTCCTGCCGCACGACAACCCGTACTGGCGGGCCCGTCACCCCGGGGAGGGACGGGACCGGCCCGTCACCCCGGGGAGTGACGGGCCGGCCGGATCAGGGGCGGTGGGCCCCGATCAGGTGCGGTAG
- a CDS encoding ketopantoate reductase family protein, whose translation MPHDIRTVAVLGPGGVGGLLAALLSRAGLRVTCLAGEDTATVLRTEGIRVRSDTFGDFTASVDADTELRAPVDAVLIAVKHTALDAALARVPAPVLGDGTLLVPLLNGVEHPAVLRAHHRPDGVAPAVIRVESTRVAPGVIEHGSSFAEIDLTGDAVPGPRLDALARTLTAAGPTVRVLPDETAVLWAKMSFLAPFALLTTRHGLPLGEVRTRHREELAALVEETAAVSTACGAPVDPAAALARYDVFAPGMKSSMQRDAEAGRPLELDAIGGALLRAAERHGVDAPVTARLVRELTDAHGTAAARPGVIRPGVTRPHVTRPGAPR comes from the coding sequence ATGCCGCACGACATACGCACAGTCGCCGTCCTCGGCCCCGGCGGGGTGGGCGGGCTGCTCGCCGCCCTGCTGTCCCGCGCCGGGCTCCGGGTGACCTGTCTGGCCGGCGAGGACACCGCGACCGTTCTGCGCACGGAGGGCATCCGCGTCCGCAGCGACACGTTCGGCGACTTCACCGCCTCCGTCGACGCGGACACCGAACTGCGGGCACCGGTCGACGCGGTCCTGATCGCCGTCAAGCACACGGCGCTCGACGCGGCTCTGGCCCGCGTGCCCGCCCCGGTGCTCGGCGACGGCACCCTGCTCGTGCCGTTGCTGAACGGCGTCGAGCACCCGGCCGTCCTGCGCGCGCACCACCGCCCCGACGGGGTCGCCCCCGCCGTCATCCGCGTCGAGTCCACCCGCGTCGCCCCGGGGGTGATCGAGCACGGGAGTTCGTTCGCGGAGATCGACCTGACCGGCGACGCGGTGCCGGGCCCGCGCCTCGACGCGCTCGCGCGGACGCTGACGGCGGCCGGCCCGACGGTCCGCGTCCTGCCGGACGAGACGGCCGTCCTGTGGGCGAAGATGTCGTTCCTCGCGCCCTTCGCGCTGCTCACCACCCGCCATGGGCTGCCCCTGGGGGAGGTCCGCACCCGGCATCGCGAGGAGCTGGCCGCGCTGGTCGAGGAAACCGCCGCCGTCAGCACCGCCTGCGGCGCACCCGTCGACCCGGCCGCGGCCCTCGCACGCTACGACGTCTTCGCCCCCGGCATGAAGTCGTCCATGCAGCGTGACGCCGAGGCCGGCCGTCCCCTCGAACTCGACGCGATCGGCGGGGCGTTGCTGCGCGCGGCCGAACGGCACGGGGTGGATGCGCCGGTGACGGCGCGTCTGGTGAGGGAGTTGACGGACGCCCACGGGACGGCCGCGGCCCGACCCGGCGTCATCCGACCCGGCGTCACCCGACCCCACGTCACCCGACCCGGCGCTCCTCGGTAG